The sequence aaatttcaaacgcactttttttttaaacggcccggcgaaaattgtttaaattcggcaCACATCCTTCATTTTAATGTACTAATCGATTCCCGTTCAAATATCTGTGGttgatttcacacaaaaaaaaccaagtttaaatgctgaaaaaatcaaataatgcatttattaattaagCTTGGTTAAACAATTGAAGtgtcggctgaaataacgttatatcaacacatattttgtttccATAAACTTCTatgtattatgattttttattttaactgtttctctattccgtGGAAACGCTtagatcgaaaatttaaaaattgattttggaatgaaatgtcaaaatagtcgaggttatttatttctatttattttgcaTCTATCTCaaaatctaatttagaatttttgaaggataagaatataaaattgcatTCGCTTATAACAGTGTCgaccaaaaatttgtaaattaaattagacaaatttcaattaataaacataaaaataattaggttagatCATTCACAAATTTGGTCCTACAcatgttgtaaaaaataaaaatgtaatttcttgtcttttcattcaaagaaaggaatgaaaaatacttaattattcgtgtaattgcaatttaaagttttatttttagtttattatgaaaatactttaaacagCATTTTTAGTACGATTcctgataattatttatcactcatttatttgttgtattaatttgaatattatatttgatattaccGGTTCTCAACGTTATACTCCAGCCTTTCTAGCCTATTTATTCTTTCCTGCGtgcaattctaataaatttaattttcttttttatcttggttcaaaaaaaacttcaatgttagacttagaaaggtacattttcgaagtgtataacctcgactattttgacatttgtTTCCccattaaattttcgaattgtcgATCACCGCGCATCCGCGtaatagagaaacagttaaaagaaaagttgatatacatagaactccatcgatacaaaaaatgtgttgatatacaacgttatttcagccgaggcttcaattatcaaatgttatcgaaTAATAgcaaaaatcatttctaaattaTGGGCTGTTAATTTCGTGGAAAAAAGCGgtatttgattaataaataaagaaaatgatgaaaatttgttgaaacaaatgttgtatataataataaactttttactggcatgaaaatgttgttaaaaatctagAAGCCTAcaatatttgtttcaacaatttgtaGATCGTACTTTTCATTtggattttatttattcaaaatactacgcaaaaatccataatttaatttttgaaccaaaggaCGCAAAATACGAGAAAAAGTCTTCAGGAGcaattatatcttttaaaaagtcttaatttccttaaactcttttttttgttgaacgaCGTGAAATATGAGGAAAAggcctgaaatattttttttgtaaaatctccaTCTCTCTtccaaaattaattacaattaagaATAGGAAtgttttccttatttttgaaaataattttgaacaattctaaTTTTAGAACTTCAAATGACTAGTGAGCTTTCTTAAAAGGGAAGGAACTTTGTAATCATGTAGTCATCCATTTATGATATGAAATGGGTAATCTCAGTTTTATTCAACATGGAATCATTGGAACgtcaaaaacatttacaaaatttattatctcaagaataatgaacaaattaattagtCTTGAATTCATTACATATCTGTACAAAAATGTTTCTATAAAATAAGAAACGAATCCACCTTTCCGAGAGTAGATTTGTCGAGGAATATTTACAAGAACTCATTAAAATAAAGGATTACATTGATTACATTATAGGCGACGAAATTTTGTGTGAATTACGTTACCTAGGAATATCCATTTTACTCAACCTGATAATAAAATCACATAGTCTCATTTGAACCTGAATCTCCATAGGGTTGGTTGTAACGTAAAACCCAGGAACGGCAGCCTTCTCGAGAATACTTTGCTGATCAGAAACTTTCTGATCAAGTTGCAGAACCAAGTTCATATCTGTTTGTTTCACTTCGtctttatgttttttatataaagctacttttgcaGCCACGCGATCTTCTTCCGTAGTCAAAGCTGACATTGCTTCTTGGAGTTCAATTTTCTGCTGGTTCAGTAATTGCAAACGTTGTTGAAAAAGATGCTTTTCCGTAACGTGCTGAATTTCCATTAACCCTTTCACGATCTCGAAAATAGTGTCATTTAGGAGGGAATTTGCCAAACCTGATAATAATTCATATGGAAGACGCTGTTGGTATTTCGGAGAGAGTGACGAAGCCATGTGTTGAAGCTGTTCCACCAAGAAATAGAGCTTTCGTTGAAGATCTTGAGGAGTCGGGTCTTCTTCcataattttttgaggttatacgtTTCTTGGCTTAACAATGTTCTGAATGTTCAtcatgaaatttatatatttgtaatttatttcagCAACAGgtttaattacttatttataGATTATAAGTGTCAAGAAAGGCCAGAGACATGCGGATGCAACATCCTTTGAGGTTATATCACTGAGGCTCGACCAAAAGGTCCAGATCCATGTGTCATAAATATTGCCAATAAACTTTTCAATGCGACAAATAGCTTATGCAacccttaaaataatataatactttCATCACTTTCAATAAATGATTCAACTACATTTCTGTACGCCATTATCTATCAGCCTCCTGTaaccgagagttgaaaatggcccattgtcgaaaacggccatgcggcggcgctagtagtaactttgtttcaaaaatattaggtcctggatacggcatgggtcagtggtggggacggccgatatatatatatatatatctaactacattttcgactatatcgaggtgcttcCCTGTTCAACTTTtgaccgtttctatggcaaccgcgtccccTGGCATGTCAGCGGGCGAGGTGGggcggggcgcacaccgaaagttgttgaattccaaaccgaacgtgattttctgtttctcgatctCGCATTCGCCTTCgctatcactatagcaatcttagctatagttgagtcggctggctctgtacagcatgtacgctaaaaatgttatgaacactgatttacctaattatattcaaattaaagagagcctacaaatattctatttattatcattttaaattttcgagacaataaataatgtaaaaaaattcttttcgtacttcagaattttagtcaaaattctaaaattatttttaaaaactaaacttcaaatttaaatgaaattaagataaattaaaaaattaaataaaattcatttaaattcaaaatcaaatcaaatttNNNNNNNNNNNNNNNNNNNNNNNNNNNNNNNNNNNNNNNNNNNNNNNNNNNNNNNNNNNNNNNNNNNNNNNNNNNNNNNNNNNNNNNNNNNNNNNNNNNNgataagattgtaaaaaatatatagatgtaaacggaaagattgtaaggaatggaagtcatgtaaacccttaggggacacattatgaataaagaagaaggtaaattcaacaaaaaaactcaggaaagtaattatgACTCATAgatctaaagtttttggtttgaaacttttcagaagtcgacaatggcaaagtataaaaggaagcgtttaaacttcagcataactattttgcaaggaaatactttactatcccacaattttatttcaaattagaagtatgctagcaattaaataattattccattcaaaattattcagtatcAAAAATTGGATTCtaacttcaaagtctttgaaattaaaaggttttaaatgagagaaatttgaaataaaaacaattaaaattacagtgtaattattttctgctagaatcgtaagaataaaataataattattaaaagaaactagtttagaaatttaaaattcaaaacttttagtATTTGTAACATTTCGAATATTCTTCatgtataacctgtcaattcaaattatttaattttaaacgttttaaatgaaatcacttatgattcggcaatacatttttttcagctttagaatataaataatttaaacctgcaataagcagattattcgatgtcaaatctcgtgaaaaattggaattaatgtaaagcctttgaaatcgaaaactttttataaggagaggaattttaaattgaaaggttttaatatattttcaatttaaaacgttcaaattgattaattttataatcagaaaTATCAAGAAttgtgttatttgaaattttttcatagagttgataaattaaaatacaagtattaatataaaatacaatacaagtattaatatttttttaaattttgaatatgcctcaagtataatctgataaatttaaattatttaattttgaatgttttgaattgaaaattgaaacgcagaattctaaatgtttgtatttgggtattatcagattttgaaggccattaatttaagcctaatcaagttagaagacttacagttgtcaattttacgatattaaacccttatattcaaaaccaaattaaatttcaatgttaaaatttttaattgtttaggacttgattcttaaattcagaatctgttcaatgctttacatttttattttacattttcaagcctttttgtttaatttgagtcatcgagaaaaaaatattacattttagtagacacgactttttttacgtaaaaaaattaattcaggaaATATcccgcgcgccaaggtgaacaatccgtcgagagggaaaaatgggttaagccaaatctgctgtttgcgtgaaaaaactcactatcttcgttttgacgtgagtcttctttacgtatacgctgcaacgcaaaaatgacccttacgtcaaactttagagagtaacttttttcttcaagacGGCAGAagtaatcacggcttatcacattgaaaaaattatttgataacaaaatttcgtcacttatttattacatgaaaacatttgtttttgcttacaagatttaagaagtaagaaaaaaatcgtgattggaatatattgatttttgaagaacaagaagctttaagcattataaagctaggcgtaaataattttaacatatctttctttttaatttaataaactcaacattaaaatggaagttttaatattgtcagaaatacaTATTCACTTTaccttcaagtacctagatgacagttttgacttgtcatattcattgtaatttttacattatgtctaattgtctactgtgttatgaattgcagttagaagaaagttgtgaataatacaatagagcggaattaaacttcggttttcaatcaagatctttgaaaaagagtatacaatttttgaaaaaataagtctgacaaaaagGTGTCAGATcacgtattttttggttcgattcataactttatttaaatatgaaattccttcctaatttctttttaattatgcaagaaattaacattgttaatatctttttcaaataaaaaagtggggttttttgcatgattgttgttatttttcttaaaaataccttttttgttaatgaggttattaatttgtaatgcataagcctttaaaattttataaaagaaactgaaagttaatcaaatatttaaattattagaaaataaattgattaaagaaaCACTTTAAAAacgcaagttttttattaaaggaaagaattcaaaataattattttagcaaaatcaaacatttttaatggaattaaatatgcaaacagttaaacaagtaaattcaaacaaaagcttaatcgaccagctggaaagtatagttttctatacatgaccggtggagaacattttaaagtttcaacttatttttctcaataaatacaaaataaagaaataaaggaaataattaaaggaaactaaataaaaaactaaggaaacgtatatatttattaaaaataacataaaataaaaacagcgtcaaattctttttaaaaatatagactattgaagtacataatagttctgtgaatttatagcattggtttatattatttttttcatggttgcggtttaaaaaatgtaattagctcatatattaaaataacaaaaagacgaaaattatggcaattctTATGtcaatttttagtattaaatgataataaaaaaaattaagcaaacttacattttttcttaaagttagatttctggagcagggaaaatgacattttgtaagtttgagttatttcttatttcaatttgaaaaaatggttcatatttataacatggccttagctaaactgtagaagcaagccgtaatttcctttgactttcgaaaatgcttcttacactttacagctgttaaaaaactaactagacaacttttttagtttatttaaatttaaataaaacttaacggTATATTCAAATGCACTTTTCtagtaatttccaaaaaaattatattttaaataaaaaatatactttttaattcaaatttgttattactattttatactaacatctttgctacattttgggcataattttgattttaaaaagtctttagagttttcgaattccttcaagaccttttctacttaattaaaattatttttccattcacttataaagtaaaattagattattaccattttggatttcaaatgcactataaattggcgcgaccgaatatatagctgcctgtcgcgcctctacaaacatgtggcggaaccaatcggtacatgtcgTGCCTCTACAAATATGTGgtcgaactaaaagcaatatatatgcaggaccacaaacttgcctgccgcgctgcctaccggtatgtggtgcaactaatctcatgccgtatctaggacctaatatctttgctttCTTCTAATTGTTTTGACTGTTATATGTCTTTTTATCATGTAGAGCcgttacaaattattaaaaatgtatcaagaaaacggtttatttatgtaattattgtgaaaatgacaagtttgatgtTTCTAGTAgtgcttttctatttttttattgaatcatttccattaattatcacTCCGGTATGAAAATTAGGTTATAAAAGTGAACTTGAGAACACCCGAAGCCCCCGCATAAaagagaagctttttaataattatgaacgatctgaggagaaatggttttggttttatttttaaagaataattttaagttttaaagagtttaaaatatggattaaaagaatatggaagcctttgagaccattttttttttaattattcaagattcacaaattttttaggtacactgaattttgtcagggtatgaaaaaaagttcttaacatTCATGGGAAAtgtttaaatgattgttttgtaagggatttcaagagataatcgaaaaaagatcacacaaccttttgaattatttcctaaaatctttaaaaagtgtgaaagatttatgacaaaattttgccatattacataattttagaaaaaatttgagtaagtttaagagatattcaaaacttttgaaacaatgcaagaataattaaaacctgtaaagattttttaagaattttgtaaagtttcacgaaaattaaagacattttttcagattcctaagaaaaattaaaataatttctaacttcgaaaaattaatttgaagagattattttaaaagattttagaagattttaaaaataatcaaagaagactttgaaagattttaaggcagtttttaaaattttgcagaataaataaaaatgcaggataaagttaaatcatttttagaaatcagaaggtttagaaggtctgataagattaaaaaaaaatataattttccttatattcgtatgcaaattttaaataattttttattttgaaaaatgaactttagagaaaattgaaaaaggtttttaaacataacaaacgattaCCTAAAACTTCTAAGAAtagtttagaacattttaaagcaaaatgtttcaatttggtaagattgcaaaattataacgaacaaaaattgtgtaaattcaagaaacatttagtagaatttaaaagaatttccaaagaatttccaaagttttcaaaaatatcaataaatttgcttaaaattgctggaaaaattgagaagattctaaggtattttttaaaaatttggaatgatatttgaaaattatgagtGAAGTTcgtgtaagttaaaaatattttcaggaacttaagacgttttaaatagattacaaatattagaaaacttggaaacattttcgaaaatgtgtcAAGTAATTTTTGATTCCTTCCTAACCTCTAAAAGTTCTAATCATCTTTTAAAAGGTCTCGATATTTTCAtcctatgaaaattatatttacataaatttaaaaacaaggtggtaatacttattttcttgttc is a genomic window of Belonocnema kinseyi isolate 2016_QV_RU_SX_M_011 chromosome 8, B_treatae_v1, whole genome shotgun sequence containing:
- the LOC117177942 gene encoding gonadal protein gdl, with translation MEEDPTPQDLQRKLYFLVEQLQHMASSLSPKYQQRLPYELLSGLANSLLNDTIFEIVKGLMEIQHVTEKHLFQQRLQLLNQQKIELQEAMSALTTEEDRVAAKVALYKKHKDEVKQTDMNLVLQLDQKVSDQQSILEKAAVPGFYVTTNPMEIQVQMRLCDFIIRLSKMDIPR